The sequence TCCGTGCTTGATTTTTTGGCCATGAATGTATCCGGCCCTCTTTTTAGTGTATCaatgcttatattattgtatctaTTTGAGGAATTTCTGTAATCATAAACTTTTAAAAGATAGAttataattttaccttaaaaatatttatttatttctgaCTTTATACTATGTAGAATTAGGATGGATATGTCATTGCTCAAGTAAGgttaataacttttaaaaagtatAGTATACCCAAAATAAATATGACTGAAATAGATTATCAACTAATTACTGTtatctttaaagaaaaatcaattacTTTGCTAAATTTATATGAGACAATATATGTCATTCAAGACAATTTTCATTTATGTGAATTTATGTTTATTACtttattctatttctttttagtaCATCTTCACTTACTATAATATTTTCACATCTATGCACCATTCTATCAAAAGGTCGAtgcaaattattattaaatcatCTCAATCCAAATATTCTCTTTTGATAAAGTGCATAATATTCTAATTTTTCGATAGTTGTATTTCTAAATACACTGCTTATATGTGAATATTTGTTCATGTTTGTACTTCAAAATTAGGCAATTCTAAATATAATAGTATCAATCTCCATGATGATACAAGATTCGTTATTAATCAATCCTTAGTTTCGTTAAATCTTTTTATCGtcataaaaaaatctaaaattaataaGTCAATTCCATCTTTTTGGCTTTATTTATATTCAGTTTCATATTTTGTCTTTTGTCTTTCAAAATGGTAGCGAtatcaaatcataatattaagCTCGACTACCAAATAACCTATCAACATTACATAATAGTATTAAACATGTACACATAGTAATGAAAATCAAAACTCCCCAAAACTACATGAATTCTATCTTTTAATATAACTCAAGTCTTACTTAAATGAATACATGGTtggtaattaataattaattccTCATCAagcattttcaatttcataattgtaCTAATTGACCCTTTTTCAGTTGGAAATGTCTAGAGGCCTCTACTTATGTTGACAAGTCATTTgccaccaaaaaaaaaaaaagatttctaATCACTTGTCCTACCATTGAAGacaatatgatgattaataattttctttaaagtaaaaaataattcaagcaAATGATTTGTAcatcttgttatttttatactCCACATAACTAggggaagttgaaaatcattatggtcaaaaaggaaattttattatttcttcacaagaaataaaattagattGTAAATCACAAACTAAttcattttctttgattttgactCTTTACctaattataatttctttttaccaTCTCATCTACATCAATTTTCCTTTGTTCATTTTCAACCTATATTCATTTGACAACTTTCAAAAACTCAAACCAACCAACCTACAcacatcttttttttatatatatatatatttttcaaccaACTAACCATGTTAATTCATTTCCTCACATATGATACATCATTGATACATAAGTATACATTATGTATAACGATCATATActatttatacaatataaatacaTTACATATACATGCGGtcatttatatgaattattttttttgcgcggtatatttatgtaataaaCTCTTACTTCTTTGTATGCATTAAAATTTCGAAATGTTTGACTTAAATGGCTTAATAATAAACCTCATCCCCTTTGATTCTTTCCTCTCAGTTGTATTTTCTTGGACTAATTGGGTTGGGCTATTGTGGGCAAATCAACCAGATGGGCTGTTGAAATCCTCGGCCCAATTTTTATTAGTCAGTACAGAAGGACTGAATATAGAGAAAAAATCACTAACTTACTAGCTAATTAATTTTAGGATGACTAACTTACGTAAGCGAGATATGAGGAAGGTGAGCGAAATTTGTCTAtgacaaacacacacacacacacacatatatatatatgcaaatccacttgaatataatatatctagaacaaattacaCCTAATCTTATTAATATGGGAAAAAAGTtcattttgtataattaattgtAGACCTAATTTATATAGAAAGACTGCCAATTAAATATGTATACATTTAAGATGACATGACTATGACTTTAATTTTATGCAAACAGCCTTGTAAACCTAAATTGGTATGACTACTTTTTGCATTGTATAGTTCTTAGCCTACTTTTCGTATTTTTATGCCATTAAAATATAGAGGAGGTTAAAGATAACAAGATTAAagaatatttgatatatattagcACCAACCAATATGTATTACTACTCATTTCAATCTCCACgtatgttttcatgatttaatattaaaaaaattaaaaaataaaaatttaaatatcttaccgtcttaaataaaagttatgtttttttttctttacaggAAAGACTGTTGATGAGCacatttccttttttatttgttgcTGTCTTGGAATGTGTATACCTTCATTTATCGAAAATCTAATGATAAAAACATCAAAAGgtctataataaaaaaaatataaataaagatataaatatgcaaaatcaatatattatttatttatttttgtattttgtgatTAACAGAATTGAGAAGAAACAAAAGTGGGCTATATGTAGGAGACCAATAATCATGAAGGGACTAGGAATTGTATCAAAAATAGAAGTTGGCTTTTTTGTGATGTTCATTGCACTCTTAATTTGGAGTTTTGCTTCTTACTTGCATATTATTTTTCCCACTGTTACACCAAAATACGTAGCCACAATCGGAGAAAGAGTGTAagtttattatataattattgaatttgtttgatttttcatctaTTTGTGCCAACCATAATTACTCATCaccaatatttaaaaatttcaattgATTCTTAAAATTCTATCCACctattaacatatattatttcaatataacataaaaaaaatattataaatcacaataattaataatttaaaatatttaaaaggaaaaacaaaatagTTTAGATATAAAAATTCTACATGTATCATGTAAATTAGGACATAGAAGGTAGTATATGTTATTTGAactacttaaaatatttttaaaccaTATAAGATTTTGGATAATTCTCCAAATTTCAactatatcacataaattgaagtAGAAAGAATCTGAATATTGAGGGATGATGTTGGGACTTGTTGGAAATATAGCTTTTACATTTCTGTTTGTTCCAGTCACAAGAGGCTCATCTGTGTTACAAGTATTTGGTTTGACATCAGAAGCTAGTGTTAAATATCATATATGGCTTGGCCATATTGTAATGACTCTTTTTTCTGCTCATGGCATTTGTTACATTATCTATTGGGCTTCCACTCATCAATTGTCTGAGGTAATATACGCATAGTCTTGGCGTAACTGGTAAAGTTATTGTTATGTAATTATCACACTGTATTAGTAATTAATGATTCTTGATTGAAATGAAACAGATACTGAAATGGGGAAAAACTTATGTATCAAATTTGGCTGGTGAATTGGCGTTGCTTTCTGGGTTGGTGTTGTGGATAGCAACATTTCCTAGAATTAGGAGAAAAATGTTTGAACTCTTCTTCTACACTCATCATTTCTACATTCTCTTTGCCGTCTTCTTCGTCTTCCATGTTGGTGTGTCTTATGCTTGCTTCATGCTTCCTGGTTTCTTCCTCTTCATGGTTGATCGATTCTTGAGATTCTTACAGTCACGATCAAATGTTCGTTTAGTCTCTGCTCGTGTTCTGCCATGTGAAACTCTTGAACTCAATTTCTCCAAGACAAagtaaattgatgaaatttcataaatattcaattttgtGACAAACAAGTCCATAACAATTTTGATCAATTTGTTTATGAATATTGTGCAGGTTTAAGTTATACACCAACTAGCATCATGTTTGTGAATGTACCTAGCATTTCAAAATTGCAATGGCATCCTTTTACAATCACTTCAGGTAGTAACTTGGAGCCAGAGAAAATCAGTGTTGCCATTAAGGGTGAAGGAAGTTGGTCCAAAAAACTCTACCAGATGATCTCTTCCCCTAATTCTGTCGATCGCCTCAACGTCTCTGTTGAAGGACCTTATGGACCTCCTTCCACACATTTTCTAAGGTATGTATGAGTTATGACTAGTTCAAGTCGAATTTAATTCAGAGTTCGCGTACTACTACTATATGTTACAATGATAAACTAaagttctgttttttttttttttgaaggcATGATTTATTGGTTATGGTAAGTGGAGGAAGTGGAATTACCCCTTTCATTTCCATAATTAGGGAGCTAATTCATACAAGTGAGTCACAAAAATGTAAGACACCAGAAATCCTACTTATTTGTGTGTTCAAGAATTCGGAAGATCTCACCATGTTGGACCTTCTCCTTCCTATATCTGGTGCTCCATCAGAAACTTGTAAATTGGGGCTACAAATCGAGGCTTTTGTAACGAGAGAAAAGCAATCAGTATCCACAGAAGACAAGAAGAATTTGAGGACCATATGGTTTAAGCCCAACCCATCTGATGAGCCTATCACTCCAATTCTTGGACAAAACAAATGGCTGTGGCTTGGTGCTATCATATCATGTTCCTtccttattttcttgatttccttGGGGTTGTTGAATAGATATTACATCTATCCAATCGACAAAAATACTAATGACATATTTCCCTATCCAATAAAGGCGGTGTTGAATATGCTAATCATTTGCATATCTATAGTCACCACAAGTAGTGCTGCATTTGTTTGGAACAAGAGACAGAGCGGGACTGATGCAAAACAGATTCAGAACATGGAAGGTGCAACTCCTATGGCTTCGCCTAATTCTTGGTTCTATAATGCCGATAAGGAGATGGAAAGTTTGCCCCAACAGTCACTTCTTCAATCAACTAATCTCCATTTTGGTGAAAGGCCTGACCTCAAAAGTAAGTTCTCGATcacaaaaaatattactaataacAAGTAACTCATCATCTCAAGCCTGATATATGACATGGAAAATACGGTATAACCTACTATAGCTAGTTGAATTGTAAATAAGGTACATAACATCACAAATACGCAATATTAGAATGTCTTATTCAAATTACTCAACTTTATGCAGGACGATTGTTTG comes from Solanum pennellii chromosome 1, SPENNV200 and encodes:
- the LOC107028389 gene encoding LOW QUALITY PROTEIN: ferric reduction oxidase 2-like (The sequence of the model RefSeq protein was modified relative to this genomic sequence to represent the inferred CDS: inserted 1 base in 1 codon) — protein: MMLGLVGNIAFTFLFVPVTRGSSVLQVFGLTSEASVKYHIWLGHIVMTLFSAHGICYIIYWASTHQLSEILKWGKTYVSNLAGELALLSGLVLWIATFPRIRRKMFELFFYTHHFYILFAVFFVFHVGVSYACFMLPGFFLFMVDRFLRFLQSRSNVRLVSARVLPCETLELNFSKTKGLSYTPTSIMFVNVPSISKLQWHPFTITSGSNLEPEKISVAIKGEGSWSKKLYQMISSPNSVDRLNVSVEGPYGPPSTHFLRHDLLVMVSGGSGITPFISIIRELIHTSESQKCKTPEILLICVFKNSEDLTMLDLLLPISGAPSETCKLGLQIEAFVTREKQSVSTEDKKNLRTIWFKPNPSDEPITPILGQNKWLWLGAIISCSFLIFLISLGLLNRYYIYPIDKNTNDIFPYPIKAVLNMLIICISIVTTSSAAFVWNKRQSGTDAKQIQNMEGATPMASPNSWFYNADKEMESLPQQSLLQSTNLHFGERPDLKRRLFERKEXSVGVLVCGPKKMRHEVADICSSGLVSNLHFESISFNW